One genomic region from Ascaphus truei isolate aAscTru1 chromosome 20 unlocalized genomic scaffold, aAscTru1.hap1 SUPER_20_unloc_1, whole genome shotgun sequence encodes:
- the LOC142474706 gene encoding E3 ubiquitin/ISG15 ligase TRIM25-like, whose amino-acid sequence MASAGLREELTCPICLSTYTQPVMLRCGHNFCQGCIGSVWDSQGGSGLYTCPECRAEFQERPALQRNLKLCNIAERFLSTQPEQEEAVIFCTYCDSSVPAAKTCLHCDASLCDIHLERHSKSEEHVLTEPTTSKTRKCPVHKKLLECYCTEDAACICVSCCVFGEHRGHQVESLNEASEKKKEKLRHVLEKLTSVREETEKRAQSLQERRRDAQEKAAGETARVTALIRDIREQLEVLEKRVLSEITRWEEQVSLRVSDLIQQLEIKKDELSRKMLHIEELSNITDPLSVLQGRESDNADFCDAEEGGNENRERGGNKVPAVGDLYEVLIPLTLQRLADIVTDLKAKSGFCVQGDSGILLDVNTAGNHVSVSGDLKTASWSETDVLRSDTPERFVSYSQVLSSRSFSSGQHYWEVEISDSGCREVGISYSSIERKGDQSHIGENKKSWGLCMWYNYHAVTHDTIQTRIYPESPVQRLGIYLDYEAGRLSFYQLCDPIRHLHTVTATFTEPLHAAFWVWDNGWVRIRS is encoded by the coding sequence ATGGCGTCTGCTGGTCTGAGAGAGGAGCTAACCTGCCCCATCTGCCTGAGCACTTATACCCAGCCTGTAATGCTGAGATGTGGGCATAACTTCTGCCAGGGCTGTATTGGGAGTGTGTGGGATTCCCAGGGGGGATCTGGACTTTATACCTGTCCTGAATGCAGAGCAGAGTTTCAGGAGCGTCCtgcactgcagaggaacctgaAGCTGTGTAACATAGCGGAGCGTTTCCTTTCTACTCAGCCGGAGCAGGAGGAGGCTGTGATCTTCTGCACTTACTGTGACTCCTCTGTACCCGCTGCTAAAACATGTCTGCATTGTGACGCCTCCCTGTGTGATATTCACCTAGAGAGACACAGCAAGTCAGAGGAACACGTCTTAACTGAGCCAACCACCTCAAAGACCAGGAAATGCCCCGTCCACAAGAAGCTCTTGGAGTGTTACTGCACTGAGGATGCTGCATGtatctgtgtgtcctgctgcgtGTTTGGGGAGCACAGGGGACACCAGGTGGAGTCGCTGAATGAGGCCTctgagaagaagaaggagaaacTGAGACATGTTCTGGAGAAACTGACCTCAGTGAGAGAGGAGACTGAGAAAAGAGCCCAGAGTCTGCAGGAACGCAGGAGAGACGCGCAGGAAAAAGCAGCCGGGGAGACAGCCCGAGTCACTGCCCTGATTAGGGACATCAGGGAACAGCTGGAAGTCCTAGAGAAGCGAGTCCTGAGTGAGATCACCAGGTGGGAAGAGCAGGTTTCTCTCCGAGTCTCTGATCTAATCCAGCAGCTGGAAATAAAGAAGGACGAGCTGTCCAGGAAGATGCTTCACATTGAGGAGCTGAGCAACATCACTGATCCATTATCTGTCTTACAGGGACGGGAATCAGACAATGCTGACTTCTGTGATGCTGAGGAGGGAGGTAatgagaacagagagagagggggtaataaGGTCCCTGCTGTAGGGGATTTGTATGAGGTTCTGATCCCACTGACCTTACAGAGATTAGCTGATATTGTGACTGATCTAAAAGCAAAGAGCGGGTTCTGTGTGCAGGGGGATTCAGGTATATTACTGGATGTAAATACAGCTGGTAATCATGTATCTGTATCAGGTGACCTGAAAACTGCATCCTGGTCAGAAACAGACGTGTTACGCTCGGATACACCAGAGAGATTTGTGTCTTATAGTCAGGTTTTAAGCAGCAGGAGTTTTTCCTCAGGACAACATTACTGGGAGGTGGAGATCAGTGACTCAGGGTGCAGGGAGGTAGGGATTTCCTATTCCAGTATAGAAAGGAAAGGAgatcagtcccacataggagagAATAAGAAGTCCTGGGGTTTGTGCATGTGGTATAATTATCATGCAGTGACACATGATACAATACAAACACGGATATACCCCGAATCTCCCGTGCAGAGATTAGGAATATACCTGGACTATGAGGCTGGGCGGCTGTCCTTTTATCAGCTGTGTGACCcgatcagacacttacacaccgtCACTGCCACCTTCACTGAGCCTCTTCATGCTGCGTTCTGGGTATGGGATAATGGCTGGGTCAGAATCAGGAGCTAG